The Nesterenkonia xinjiangensis genome contains a region encoding:
- a CDS encoding ATP-binding cassette domain-containing protein, whose translation MRDHTSRAAGLRARGVTVGYGAEPVLDRLDFTVPLQRFTAIIGPNGCGKSTLLKALARTLRPQRGTVELDDVPLTQWRSRQLARRIGLLPQSPVVPDGITMRSLVARGRHPYHSPLRQWLPGDDEAIELAMEATGITDLGGARAEDLSGGQRQRAWIAMVLAQDTDLVLLDEPTSALDIAHQVEVLHLCQDIRDQGRSVVAVLHDLNQAARYADHLVVMRRGEIFAAGDPQEVLTPSTVSEVFSLDSELVPDPQAGSPMVVPCARRASPERMC comes from the coding sequence GTGCGTGACCACACGAGCAGGGCTGCTGGGCTCCGGGCCCGAGGCGTCACCGTCGGTTACGGTGCTGAGCCGGTGCTCGACAGGCTGGACTTCACCGTGCCGCTGCAGAGGTTCACCGCGATCATCGGTCCCAACGGCTGCGGGAAATCCACTCTGCTCAAGGCCCTGGCCCGGACCCTCAGGCCTCAGCGCGGCACGGTGGAGCTCGACGACGTCCCGTTGACCCAGTGGCGCAGCAGGCAGCTGGCCCGGCGCATCGGCCTGCTGCCGCAGTCGCCGGTGGTGCCGGACGGGATCACGATGCGATCGTTGGTGGCCCGCGGGAGGCACCCCTACCACTCGCCCCTGCGTCAATGGCTGCCAGGGGACGATGAGGCCATCGAGCTGGCCATGGAGGCCACCGGGATCACGGATCTGGGAGGGGCCCGCGCCGAAGACCTCTCAGGCGGACAGCGCCAGCGGGCATGGATCGCTATGGTGCTGGCTCAGGACACCGACCTGGTGCTGTTGGACGAGCCGACCTCGGCCCTGGATATCGCACACCAGGTCGAGGTCCTTCACCTGTGCCAAGACATCCGGGATCAGGGACGCTCGGTCGTGGCGGTCCTGCATGATCTGAACCAGGCGGCTCGCTACGCCGACCACCTGGTGGTGATGCGGCGGGGGGAGATCTTCGCCGCCGGTGATCCGCAGGAGGTCCTCACCCCATCCACCGTCTCCGAGGTGTTCTCCCTGGATTCCGAGCTGGTGCCGGATCCGCAGGCCGGAAGCCCCATGGTGGTTCCCTGCGCCCGTCGGGCCAGTCCCGAACGGATGTGTTAG
- a CDS encoding FecCD family ABC transporter permease, giving the protein MRIGTAVALSVDRRAATVTVLIWVLVLALVVFTLGTGPQGSWPAAVISHLRGVEGDAAAGFVLERLRGPRVIVAVGVGVALGLAGALFQTVTRNPLGSPDVIGLGAGAGAGVALATLWWPGQVPAMMGAVLGAGAAALLVHQATGRGFSSPARVIVTGIAVSAMAHAITQYVVAVGLRDSAHQLAAYLVGSLGTRTFQDAGLIGASLLVLAPLVLLLSHRLTLMDLGDDLADSLGVGAVRVRTAAIILAVLLAAVAVAVAGPIAFVALTAPHIARRLTRRPGANLAASATLGALIVVSADLLVQQLSVLDGLPVGIVTAGLGGVYLGYLLIHEWRKASA; this is encoded by the coding sequence ATGCGCATCGGGACCGCCGTCGCGCTGTCCGTGGACCGCCGCGCGGCCACGGTCACAGTGCTGATCTGGGTGCTGGTGCTGGCGCTGGTGGTCTTCACCCTCGGGACAGGCCCGCAGGGCAGCTGGCCCGCGGCGGTGATCAGCCATCTGCGTGGTGTCGAAGGGGACGCGGCGGCGGGGTTCGTGCTGGAGCGGCTGCGGGGTCCTCGGGTGATCGTCGCCGTGGGAGTGGGCGTAGCGCTGGGACTCGCCGGCGCGCTCTTCCAGACGGTGACCCGCAACCCCCTCGGCAGCCCGGACGTGATCGGCCTGGGGGCGGGCGCCGGAGCCGGCGTCGCACTGGCCACGCTGTGGTGGCCGGGCCAGGTCCCAGCCATGATGGGTGCCGTGCTCGGCGCCGGGGCTGCCGCGCTGCTGGTGCATCAGGCCACCGGTCGTGGATTCTCCTCTCCGGCCCGGGTGATCGTCACCGGCATCGCGGTCTCGGCCATGGCGCATGCCATCACCCAGTACGTGGTGGCGGTCGGTCTGCGTGACAGCGCCCATCAGCTGGCGGCCTATCTGGTGGGTTCGCTGGGCACCCGCACGTTCCAGGATGCGGGGCTCATCGGTGCTTCACTGCTGGTCCTCGCGCCGCTGGTCCTGCTGCTGAGTCACCGGCTCACCCTGATGGACCTGGGGGACGACCTTGCCGACTCTCTGGGGGTCGGGGCGGTTCGGGTCAGGACGGCGGCCATCATCCTGGCCGTCCTGCTGGCCGCCGTCGCCGTCGCCGTGGCCGGTCCGATCGCCTTCGTCGCCCTGACGGCACCGCATATCGCCCGGCGGCTGACGCGTCGCCCCGGAGCGAATCTGGCGGCCTCGGCTACCCTCGGCGCGCTGATCGTGGTCTCCGCGGACCTCCTCGTCCAGCAGCTGTCAGTCCTCGACGGGCTCCCTGTGGGGATCGTCACCGCCGGGCTCGGCGGCGTGTACCTGGGATACCTGCTCATTCACGAATGGAGGAAGGCCAGTGCGTGA